A window from Melitaea cinxia chromosome 5, ilMelCinx1.1, whole genome shotgun sequence encodes these proteins:
- the LOC123653577 gene encoding ribosomal protein S6 kinase beta-1, with protein MSSYMAGVFDLDLDVDSTVGDSDEDDIIEVDEVDYDPELHVNNIVESEGSETIQLSEDNVNPGQCKRLGPQDFELRKVLGKGGYGKVFQVRKITGPDPGAYFAMKVLKKASIVRNQKDTAHTKAERNILEAVKHPFIVELVYAFQTGGKLYLILEYLSGGELFMHLEREGIFLEDTACFYLSEIILALEHLHSLGIIYRDLKPENVLLDAQGHVKLTDFGLCKEHIQEGIVTHTFCGTIEYMAPEILTRSGHGKAVDWWSLGALMYDMLIGQPPFTGDNRTKTIEKILKGKLMLPAYLTQDARDLIRRLMKRSETQRLGATGAAAVRSHAFFKHVKWDDVFARRLEPPIKPRLTSEDDVSQFDTRFTLQTPIDSPDESTLSESANLMFQGFTYVAPSVMDEIHKPRVITARSPRRPRPHNHNAFTVPPASTHSHQHAQQEDLMEVQGMPI; from the exons ATGTCGTCTTATATGGCAGGTGTTTTTGATTTAGATTTAGATGTGGATTCTACAGTTGGGGATTCTGACGAAgatgatataattgaagtcgatgaG GTTGATTATGATCCTGAACTACATGTCAATAATATAGTAGA gtCTGAAGGATCAGAAACCATACAACTTTCAGAAGATAATGTAAATCCAGGCCAGTGTAAAAGACTTGGTCCCCAAGATTTTGAACTAAGAAAAGTTTTGGGAAAAGGTGGATATGGAAAAGTTTTCCAAGTTCGTAAGATTACTGGCCCTGACCCTGGTGCATATTTTGCAATGAAAGTGCTTAAGAAAGCTTCAATTGTGCGTAATCAAAAGGACACTGCTCACACTAAagcagaaagaaatattttagaagCTGTTAAG CATCCATTTATAGTTGAATTAGTATATGCTTTTCAAACTGGTGGTAAATTATAtctaattttagaatatttaagtGGAGGGGAATTGTTCATGCATCTTGAGCGTGAGGGTATATTTCTTGAGGACACAGCATG ctTCTATTTGTCAGAAATTATATTAGCTTTGGAACATTTACACAGCTTAGGCATAATTTATCGCGATTTAAAACCTGAAAATGTCCTATTGGATGCTCAAGGACATGTAAAACTTACAGATTTTGGATTGTGTAAAGAGCACATTCAGGAAGGTATTGTCACACACACTTTTTGTGGAACCATtgaatatat GGCTCCTGAAATTTTGACCAGAAGTGGACATGGTAAAGCTGTTGACTGGTGGAGTTTGGGTGCATTAATGTATGACATGCTAATTGGGCAG ccACCATTTACTGGAGACAACCGTACAAAGACAATTGAAAAAATACTTAAAGGTAAACTAATGTTACCGGCCTACCTCACTCAAGATGCTCGCGATTTGATACGGCGTCTAATGAAACGTTCAGAAACGCAACGTTTAGGTGCTACTGGTGCTGCTGCAGTGCGAAGTCATGCTTTTTTTAAGCATGTGAAATGGGATGACGTCTTTGCTCGACGACTGGAACCTCCTATTAAACCACGTTTG ACTAGCGAAGATGATGTGTCTCAGTTTGACACTAGATTTACTCTGCAGACACCAATTGATTCTCCAGATGAATCAACACTTAGCGAAAGTGCCAACCTTATGTTCCag GGCTTTACATATGTAGCTCCATCAGTAATGGACGAAATTCATAAGCCACGCGTTATTACTGCCCGTTCTCCTCGACGTCCTAGACCACACAATCATAATGCATTCACAGTGCCTCCTGCTTCCACTCACTCACATCAACACGCTCAACAGGAAGATCTTATGGAAGTACAAGGAATGCCTATATAG
- the LOC123653578 gene encoding uncharacterized protein LOC123653578: protein MNFKIEDSTNEKVPSKFEEIIKDITRKRSTQSLESIRKDLFLTLVVYIMTENGFLPVFQKTVENCSENNIAMDKISGLTLDTEKCEIDFILVGFDDITVKLILCPLGITVLVNVFISDVNSDVYSVCFSINQYVVSPEALIVPMIFRNLKHFSNIFKNKIITPVKSSIRNFYGYSSASLLGLPEELLFNIFLRLPINDIINVSQTCKKLALLLKNRSFWHKLLLRDFKNELVGDKDDLKKIYKDAYIAEQESRQRSSQLRCRTGTLHDLMDLSDFVSYIDNPLWDVII from the coding sequence atgaattttaaaatagaagACAGTACTAACGAAAAAGTACCTTCAAAGTTTGAAGAAATTATAAAAGACATCACCAGAAAAAGATCAACACAAAGCTTAGAATCGATACGAAAAGATCTATTTCTTACACTTGTTGTTTATATTATGACAGAAAATGGGTTTTTGCCAGTTTTTCAGAAAACAGTTGAAAACTGTTCAGAAAATAATATAGCTATGGATAAAATATCTGGTCTGACATTAGATACAGAAAAATGTGAGATAGATTTTATATTAGTGGGCTTTGATGATATaacagtaaaattaatattatgtccGTTGGGAATAACAGTTTTAGTAAATGTATTCATTAGTGATGTAAATTCAGATGTTTATTCTGTTTGTTTTTCAATAAATCAGTATGTTGTTTCTCCCGAGGCCTTAATTGTGCCAATGATTTTTCGTAACTTAAAGCACTTttcaaatatattcaaaaacaaaattattacccCAGTAAAGAGTTCTATCCGTAATTTTTATGGCTACTCCAGTGCAAGTTTATTGGGACTTCCTGAAgagttattgtttaatattttcttgagACTTCCAATTAATGACATTATAAATGTTTCTCAAACATGTAAAAAGTTGGCTTTGTTGTTGAAAAATCGTAGTTTCTGGCATAAACTCTTACTAagagattttaaaaatgaacttGTTGGTGACAAAGAtgacttgaaaaaaatatataaggacGCATATATTGCTGAACAAGAATCAAGGCAAAGATCAAGTCAATTGCGTTGTAGAACAGGAACACTACATGACTTAATGGATTTATCTGATTTTGTGTCATATATTGATAATCCTTTATGGGatgttataatttaa